The following nucleotide sequence is from Coffea eugenioides isolate CCC68of chromosome 3, Ceug_1.0, whole genome shotgun sequence.
AGGGCGATTTGAGCGCTTCTGATTGCGGTCAGTGTGTGCAAACTGCTGTTCAAAGAGCTCAGTCTGAATGTGGAAGCTCTATTTCCGGCCAAATCTATCTTGACAAATGCTTTGTTAGCTATAGTTATTATCCCAATGGGGCTCCTaaaagatcatcatcttcttcttcattctcATCTCCTGAAACTGCTTCAACAggtattcctttttttttttttttgggaacagTTATTCCTGCTTTAGTTCCATCTGCTGGTTATGATCTTACTACATgttttagattttcttttttgacGCGTTTGTTTAGTTGTTTAAACTTTTTCTGCAGCAAGTGTAGTTTAATTGACTACAGATTTGGCAGCTGTCTCCCTCTTTTAATGAGTCTAGTGGCCAAGAGTGTATCGAATAATGTAATGAGTATGGGATGAGTGATTTGCTTTTAATTTTTAATGGTGATCACTCTTAACAAGATGTTTGTCTGGCCTAGATTTGCGGGCTCAATCTCTAGATTTGTTGCTAATAGTCCAATGTGTGTTCATTAATATTGAATTTGGGTTGCATTTGGTCAATGTAGGGTCAGGGCAAAGTACAGGGAAGACAGTGGCTATAATATTAGGAGGGGCAGCAGGAGTGGGGTTTCTGGTTATTTGCCTGCTGTTTACTAAAAACTTAATGAAGAAACATGATGGTAAGTATGATTATTTATGGTGGTGGATTCCTGTGTACCATCATTTGCTTTTATAAATCTTTCTTTCTTAATTTATTCTATCATATTTATGGGTGTGCTGTTGTTCTGCAGATTCTTGAAGGAGCCCTTGTTTTTGTAAACTAAAGTTTTTTGAGGTGAATGGTTCCTCTGAGTTTGTTATTTTTCTAGAGATTGTGGAAGGGAGGAGAGGGGAAAGAAGTTAGTTGCGGGAAAACTTCTCACTGTTAGGCAGAAACAAATTTTGGGGCATGAAACTGAGGACGGGATGCTTGCATCTAAAAGGAGGATGTAAGATGTATGCTTGTCGAGTCTGAAAAAGATGAGGAAGAGTACTAATGGATCTTGGCCTTTTTCTCATACTGCCATGTGcatattttctcttttcttccttgtcTTGAATAATGCTCCTCCATTTTCCTCGAaacttttttgctttttataaagctccctccctctctctctctctctctctctctttctcccccTGTCTGTGTGTGTGTGGTGGTGTCTGGAAGTGTAACATACTTAGGTTATCATTTAACACCTTGTCAAAGGGTGTTTGTTCAGTACTCCTATGTATATATGTCTGCTTCCTCATTTGATTCCgctgaaaaagggaaaaggaggaaaaaaggaAACAGGGTAGTTTAAGTATTGCAagtcaaagaaagaaaactacaATGATGGAATGTATCCTCACATTTTAATCCTGTATGAGCTGAGATGGGAGTCTTCTAAATGGTAAAGTGTTGTCTCTAGTTATTTCTGATAAATATCTGGCCATCAGCTAAAAAAGAACTGATGACTAAGAAGTTACATCTATACTTTTTCGATCAGCCCTTGACTACATGTTTGAAGTTTTCCTCAGTTTTAATTGCTCAAACATTATAATCAGGTGCTTAGCAGTATCTGTTATCTTAAGTCTGATATTCTAGTACCCTGATGTCTATTTCAGCTCATTGCCTGTTTGATGCATTATTAGTTTAGTTGCACTGAATCAACTGGTCTGTTCAATTCCCACCATTGAACTTAAGATCAACCATGGAAGGTTCCATCATATAGAAAACTTCTCTAGTAGATGCCCGGAAGTAAAACTAGACTGGTTGCAGTGATTCTATGGATGCTATTGTTGCCTAGTTGCACTTGGTGAAGTTTAAACTGTGGATCTAGTTTTCTTGCTTTCAGTTTTATCCAATGTCCTCAAGAACCCTCTTTTGCTTTTTGATGAGGACATCAGAGGAGTCTGTCTTCCTTGAAGTATTATTTTCGACTGTAATAGTCAGGAGACACTTTCTTTGCCCTGACTAAGTTTTTATTTATGCAACTCCTagtttacccaaaaaaaaaaaaaaaaacaaaagaagaaaacttcTGGCTTCTTTAACGTCTTCAAGGTGTTCCTTGGGACGTTTGCCATATCAAGCTTAAAGCCTCATGAAAATTAGTTATCGCGACAGGTAATTTGAGAGCTTCCTATGTTGAGAACTTCATGATCAAGTCATCGTTTAACTCTGCAAGAATTGCATGAAAACTACTGAGTCGAGGAGAGAATGGGAGCTCTATTGCAGATTGAGCATCTCAAGGGATCGAACTTTGACAGTTGAAACTGTTACACTAGCGGTCATACTTGTGCATAAAATTAAATGTTTTTGCCTCGGTAGATtgaacatccatttgtttttgcTTCAGGACTGGAGAATCTTGTTGAATATTTGATTAGTAGTTCACGTGCAAACGTAATTGTAATatcttaaaatatattattttttagatgctaaaatttttttatgaaattttgttCATCAACATCATAATATAGTATTcttatgttatttattttctttagctagttgcttttaaaattttattaaatgaaaAGAGATAGAAAACGTTTCAATGCAGTTAACATGTTTCTTATGATTGAATTCGGAATCATGAATCAAATACTTTTTGATTTATAGCTTGAGCTCTAACGTATCAAATATTGATAATGTGACGctccacttctcccaagggcgaacgtGGGatgcccttgggagaagtggggcgtcacagatAAAATCATGTTTTACCAAAATTATTGTATATTCATAATTCTATTACATATAAACCACaatcattaaatttttttataaatgaagaatataattaagctagaaaaataaacatacatgtaatttgatttctttgtaTTATGTTAattctatttttgtcaataatggAGTATAAATGAGCCACTATGTAAAAATTTTGTCTTGTATATTCTGACAATTGAAATTTCATAGATAGAAATAGTTGGGCTTTTTCTattatccttttcttttattcatgtTTTTAGCACAATCAAATGTAAGGCAAAAGCAACAAGCCTACTTTTTTCACATGAGCacaatattttttatttcagtATTAGTTTTTTATATGATCatggaattggaatgaaatttacttaattttaaagtttttcaTTTCATAACTATTACGATTATTTACCAATATTGCAAtacaataaatatatgtaatcattagaaaaataagggtattttaggcaTCACTGAAAACAATTTGgatatcatttttattttatcattctTTATtgggttaaaaataaaaaagcacCCTGTGGTaagcctaatacacagaaaagccccctatagtttcaaaatatacaatacgacatctcatgctttgaactaaattgtaaaagtgacggaatccgttaaacttaacggaaatgacttattggaacctaaaaaaaaaattttatacctattttttatcaaatataccaattctaccccttaaccctcaattctctctatttagaaaataaaacaaatgatttttttgagctgtcttttgcttaattatatcagggtattttggtcattttgaccatttccgttaagtttaacggattccgtcacctttacaatttagttcaaagtatgaggagtcgtgttgtatattttgaaaccacggggggcttttctgtgtattaggtttaccacagggggcttttttattttttacccttctttattttaagtattataagttttattttatcattggaGATAGCTTTTGACTTGATGGATAGACTTGGTTTGCTCAAACTAATACAAATGAAGCATTACTATATTATTGTCAATAATAATGTTTGTCTTAGTGATTTAGTTGTTATCTTTGGTATTATTTGAATTGTATTCTAATTTTTcaattcatttgctatttacttTATGCCATTTTATGAAcagttttcaatttcttttcatttttattgttttgagaAGTTGCTATTAATGATAATAATGATTTGTACGGTGCTATTTtagattttcctttttctagttTAATAATGATATTTCACTTATAAAGGTGTCataatttttttgtatattgaaATTCCATTAGTGCAACATgaaaaattcttcatatttgTAAAAAGTGCATAATTATAAaatttgctcataaaatttgtaTGAAGATATATAGATGAACAAGGGTTCTCTTCCCCCTTTATGTTTCGTTATTTTCTAGAAAGTATCGATTTTTTGACATTGATTTTCTTTTTACAATCTCAATTAATGACTAATGAGAAAATTTTCATActaaaattaagaaattttgatacATATAATAATTGGAGATGGAGTCCAAAGGTCGGTAAATaatttttaatgagcaaattttaattataattatcaTTAATACTATTGAGATGTAATCAATTggagtgttttatttcttttaattagtgcCACATTAAAATGCATTAATATTCATTAAAAGACATAAGGGtaatttaaaaataacaaaaactaagataaaaaaTTGCTTACACTCCCTAATGTaaagattcatactttttatataataatgaataatgataatgataatgataagGCACTAATTCACAGGAAACTAAAGTGCCCTCATCTATAGAATCTTGCAAGGGAGATCCTAAGCAAGTTCTTTTCAGCATCTACCTATAATGCTCAAAGCGGCCTTCCATAATTTTCCATTGCATCTAAACACCAGGCGAGATGCAACTATTTCTTGATCGATGAGAGCCCTTCACATGGCTCGCCATCTATAGATTAATACCATTTGCTAAATCCAAAAAAGCTTCTCACACATCCAGTGAGGAAGGTATCACAGCAAATCCCACCCCAAATTGTTCAATGACCAAACGTCCAAATGCACCAACCTTCAAATCTTGCCTGACTCAATGACCACAATCTCCAAGCAGAAGTGGTCGGTTCTGGAATTAGAGGCTTTATAACTAGTGTCTCCTCTTCATAACGGAAGGATGTCAAATTGTGTATAATCAATGAAAACCACATCTGAAATTGAAGTGTTTGATCTTTTTCAATCCAAAACGTTTTGGAGGCCAATTGTATGATTGTATCATTAGAGTAACGAGTTACTAACATTAATCCTTAGATGGGATCATTTAATCGATTCTCAATGGTTCCCAGTGTTCACTTGCTTAAGAGAGATGCCTTAGCAAAATAGGGTGAATTAGTTTGACACAAATTGTGTATATTCATTCATTCTTAGGATGAATTAGTCTAAGTGCACGTAGAGTTAAAATAATTCCACTCAAGATTGAGATGCATGCATGTTCTTGAAATGGATTCAGAGATTAGAATAGGGAACTGGTTCAAGGTGCATGTGATCTTGACCATAGAATATTCGATCTAAAAGTGTTCCATCTCATGATATTCAAACAAGATAAAACCTAAGAGCttagatagaaaagaaaaatttaagaccaagttttaaccaaaaaattaaGACATTAGCAAATTCTTAGATGCCCGAAAGTTTGCTTTTGATAATGCCGAAAAGCCAAAAATGAAGGTCTAATGAGAGAGATGCTTAGTGACTTGTTCGTTATTAtgttgagtaaatcttatatacactaataATATATGCACTATTATGGTTGGATACacacatatacaaaatttgggttttaaattcaaattcgaattataTGTTATGTATCTAATAgtgaaagtgtatacactgtcagtgcaTAGAAAATTAATTCTATTATATTAGTGTGTTTTGATAGAAATTATTTGTTGAAGAATTATTTGCTTATATCATAAATAGATTttttaatacattttttttattttttttattttacatacatcacatcgtAAAATAAATGTTATcataattattctaaataatatattaaataatctCTTAGCCAAACACACACATTATTGTTCAACCTAAGGAGTACATAAATGTGCCTTAGGTTATTCCAACACGGTCAGAGAACATGTCCTCGCCGTACACGGACCCCCGCATCGTACATGCAAAAGCCATCAAAACTCACCACCGAACTTTGCTTATCAGCCTTATCACCCTTTACTCTAGAGCCAATCTCCACGCTAACTCCCTCAGCATCTTCAATTCCATCCGCGACCGGAATGTTGTGTCATGGACAGCTCTTATCTCTGCTTTTTCCAACACCCCATTTGCCTTCCACCATTTTATTTCCATGCTCCGGCAGTCCACCCTCCCAAACAGCCGTACTTTTTCTACTTTGTTCAGTACTTGCGCTTCACTTTCCTCCCTATCTGTTGCCCTCCAACTCCATTCCCTTGCCCTTAAGCTCTCCTGTGATTCCCACCCCTTTACGGCTTCGTCTTTGGTTTCCTTGTACTGTAAAAGCCGGTTTCTTGACGGTGCGCGTAAGGTGTTTGATAGGATGCGTGAGAGGGACGCTGTTTGTTATGCTTCGATTATTAATGGGTTGGCACAGAATCGAAAGCCTGTTCAGGCTTTGTGTTATTTTGGGGAGATGAGGAGGTCTGGGGTGGAGTCGAGAATACAGAGCGTTTCAGGGGCTTTGAAGGCTGTTTCTGAGCTTGCTGTGCTTGAGCAGTGTAGGATAATTCATGGGCATGCTGTGGTGACTGGTTTGAATTCGGATATTGTTGTGGGAACGGCGATGATTGACGCCTATGGGAAATGCGGGCTTGTCGTGGACGCTCGTGGAGTATTTGATGAGTTAGATGTGGCGTTGAGCATTTTTGGATGGAATGCGTTGATGGCAGGGTATGCACAACAGGGAGATAAGGACCATGTGTTACAGCTTTTTCAGTTGATGGAAGCCAGAGGGTTCAAACCGGATGATTATACTTTTTTGGCAGTTTTGACTGCACTGTATAATTCTGGGTTAGCTGAGGAGAGTCGGAGTTGGATCACAAAGATGAGAGTGGGTTATCATGTAGAGCCTGGGGTTGAGCATTATACATGTTTAATTGGTGCATTGGGAAGAAGTGGATTGTTAGAGGAGGCAGAGGGGGTTGCTTTGACAATGCCATTTGAGCCAGACGCAGCGGT
It contains:
- the LOC113765862 gene encoding pentatricopeptide repeat-containing protein At4g33170-like encodes the protein MSSPYTDPRIVHAKAIKTHHRTLLISLITLYSRANLHANSLSIFNSIRDRNVVSWTALISAFSNTPFAFHHFISMLRQSTLPNSRTFSTLFSTCASLSSLSVALQLHSLALKLSCDSHPFTASSLVSLYCKSRFLDGARKVFDRMRERDAVCYASIINGLAQNRKPVQALCYFGEMRRSGVESRIQSVSGALKAVSELAVLEQCRIIHGHAVVTGLNSDIVVGTAMIDAYGKCGLVVDARGVFDELDVALSIFGWNALMAGYAQQGDKDHVLQLFQLMEARGFKPDDYTFLAVLTALYNSGLAEESRSWITKMRVGYHVEPGVEHYTCLIGALGRSGLLEEAEGVALTMPFEPDAAVWRVLLSTSAYHGNADMAWRMGQKLLEMDPNDDSAYVISANAFAGVERWDEVKDVRKIMKEMDVRKEGGRSWIEVKGELHEFLAADKRHERMDAIYAKLAELMQQIEKLGYKPVLDEVLHDVDRKEKKEVLMAHSEKLALAFGVLCEAAPPGKAFRIVKNLRICRDCHEAFKYFSIVVEREIIVRDVNRYHMFSNGSCNCGDFW